ACATCGTAAATAACGATATCAGGATCATATTCATCAATAACACCATTGTTATCCAGTAATTCAATAGCTGCGATAATTCCTCTTCCAGCACATCCTACACCAGGTTCTGGACCTCCTGCTTCAACACATAAAATGTCATTATAACCTTCATGAATTACAGATGAAAAATCATTGGATCCACTCCTTATTGTATCCATAACCGTTGGAATAGATTTTCCATGTCTTAAAGTATTAGTTGAATCGTTTTTAGGATCACATCCAACTTGCATTACTTTGTATCCAATATCTGACAAAGCTGCACTTAAATTGGAAGTAGTGGTTGATTTTCCTATTCCACCCTTCCCATAAATTGCAATCTGTTTTCTTTTACTCATGATAAATACCTCAATATCTAAATTCTTTTTTTTAACACCTTAAATCGTTTAAAATGATTATAATGTTGTTAATTGACTAAATTGAACAAAATACCGCTGATTATGATTAGAACTTGTTTTTTTACTATAATGGCATTAATTTCAATTTAATAACATAAAAAGAAAAAACAATCGAATTACCTTATTCCATTGCTTGAATCTCTTTAACACAATCTCATTTACATATAGAAGACCATAATCTATGCAATATCTTAGAGAGGACCTGCAAAATTACTGATATAATCCTCAATTAATCTCAATCCACCAGCATAACCTGCATAACTATCACCTAAAACAACCCTATTGAAAGAAGGAAATGCAACTGTAACATGAAGTGCTCCAAGTTCAGGGAGAGATGAATTAGCTTCCAGAGAACTTGCAAATAAGAATTGGAATGGTCGGTCCCTTAATTTTTCACGTGCAATATGTGAATCTGGTTCAAATTGAACTTCCGGAATGATTGTAGATTCTAGCCCTTCTGTTAAGGCCTTTAAAATATCTTCACGATATTCTTCAGGTGGGTTATCTGTTAACTGTATTAGATCTGGCAGATAGCCCATTTCATTTACCAAAAACTTATTAATAGCAATAGCTGTGTTACTATCCGCTGTTACTGCAAAGTAAGAGTGAGGACGTACAATTAAAAGAGCATCACCAGAATATTCTATGAATCTATATGATCTTTTTTCTTCTTGTTCAATAAATTCCTCTACTTTTTCAGAAGGCACATCAAGCTTTTCACCGACAGTTCTCAAGAAATGACTGGTTTGTTTAGGGCCTAAAGGCACACTTGGAAATTTAATAGAGGGAATTCCAAATTTCTCTTCTAATTTATCAGCAACACGATGTCCATTCCATGTGGAAAGAACAATATTATATTCCGCTGCAGGAAGTTCCTTTAGCTTTTCAAAACCATTTGGTTCTGTGAATATTATATTGGCTTTTACTCCAATTCTTTCTAAAAGTTTTTTAATAGAATCCAATTCACCTTTCCAGAAAATGTGTTGATAAGGTACCACACCTAAAATATTAACCACACCTTTTTCAGTTGGAAGGGGAGTTAATATTTGATCTATTAAAGCTTCAAAAAATATTTCATAACCTTCATATGAATTTCCATTGAATCCAGGAGCATTTATATGGAAAATTGGTATTTTATCTTCATATTCCCTGATAATCGCATCTACATCATCTCCAATAAGAGCTGGTATACATCCGGAAATTACTAAAAACCCATCACCCTCATAAACTTCAGAAGAAGCGTTGATTAATTTTCGGAGTTTATCTTCTCCTCCAAAAATTACGTGCTCTTCCACAAGTCCAGTGGTAGCAGTACTGGTTCCCCCTACAGGACCTCCTGCATTTTGACCTCCAGCATAGAGTTGTCCAAAAAGTTGTCCTAAACCACAACCCAAACCAGCATGGAGTAATGGAACTAAACCATAAACTCCTAGTGCAGTTCCATATGCTCCTCCCAGAGCACAGGAATATTTAGGTGCTTCTACAAACTCTTTTCCTAATTCATGACTACTGTATTCTGGCGTAGAATTATTTTTACTGTTTATTACATCTCCGTTTTCGTTAGAACTCATTTAGAAGACTCCCTATTTACATATTTTAATGGATTAGGCTGCTGGTACCATGAATCCTTGTAACTATCTGCTGTTTTTTCTTTCATTACATTTTCAAATGATTTATTTTCTAATGATTGAACTATAAACTCTCCAAATGCAATTGCACCAGCATAACCACTTTGAGTACTCCATGGATCTGCATCTCCCCGTAATGCATGCAAACGTGTAACTGATTTTTCCCTCTTGTATGCTCCACCCTGGAATGGGCAAGTTAAAGTAATATCTGGGTCTCTACTTCGTGTAATATGTCCTTGTTCAGCTGCCTGGAAAGTATTTACCAATATCTCAAAATCGCCTACATCATTTACCATGCTTTCAATATCATCTAATATGAGATTATCAAAGTCCTGAGTCAATGCTGCAGATGATTTCAATCCTAACTCATCAAAGTAAGGTATTTGAGATAATAAACGTCCCTGCCCAAGTGAACCAAGAACTTCCAGCCTTTCCCCATCATCTTTGTAGTTCAATAGTTTTTCTCTAATAGCTTGCAATTTTGGAACCCATATCTCATGTTCTTCTTTAATCAAAGCTTCAATTTCTGATTTTTTACCTGTATGTTTACCGATTTGTCTTAACCATTCATCAGTATTTTTTATTCCTACAGGTGAGGGATATAAAAAGTATGGAACATCAAATTCTTGTTTTAATCCTCTTGAAAGGTAATCAGTATAAGTTGGGCACAACGGAGCGGTTACAGCTGCTTCTGAAAGTTGTTCTAATTGTTCTACAGAAGCAAATTCTGGAATGAAATTCACTCTGAGGCCAACTTTTTCAATCAATCTTTTTATTTCTAAACGATCTTGCCATGTGTAAGAGAGCATACTTGCTACATTTACCAGATCTTTTTGTTTCTTCTCTGGTTTCTTAACCAGATATTTTAATACTCCATGCCAGAACGCGTCATAACCTGTTTGAACCAGTCTAGACCTCACACCTTCACAATGTACCGGAACTATCTTGGCCTTTACTTGAGGCTGAATTTCAGTAACTGATCCTTCAATATCCTCACCAATAACTCCTGAAGTACATGTAGTGAGTATGAAAATTGCTTTAGGATCATATCTTCTTTGAGCCTCTAAAACTGCATTTTTAAGCTTTTCACTTGCACCATAAACCACATCACTTTGCTGCAAGTTAGTGGTAATCCAATTTAATTCAAAATTGGGATCTCTACCCAGTTCAGGAGATACTGATCTAAATATTTCTCTGTATCCCAGAGAAGATGATGAACAACCTAATGGACCGTGATATATTATAGCTGCATCTCTAATTGTAGATACCCGTACTGTAAGGTAAAAGTTTAAAACACATCCCGAGGTTTGCTGCAGTTCCCTATCATAACATTTAGTTTTGCCTGCTTTTGCATCTTCAATCAACTGGGTGGCTTTACCATAATAAACATTGGTACCATTTGCCCTCTGCTCCCTGTTGGGGCAGGTATTTTTTTCCAGATCGATCTTATGGTCTGGATCATATTCTTTTGGTGGCATTCATTTTTCTCCATTATTTGTTTTTTTAACGACCATAGTTAACAATCGTTATATTTAAATTTCTGTTCTATCCCGGCCAATCACAAATATCAAAAAAACTAGATTCAAATCACTGCAATCTAGTTTAAATCATGTACTAGGAACATATAACAATTGTTATATAAAAACTTAACGATTGTTATATTATAATATAATAGTGACTAGAGCTTGGCAACAATATAAAATATTTCAATAGGACATAATAGTTTATTAAAAAATGCCTATTATCATATTATCCTAAGAACATTATATGGTGACTCTTACACCAATACTCTAATGACTAACTGTATATAACAATTGTTATATTATAAAAACTTATCGATTATTATGGAGAATTAAACAAAATTAGCTATTTGATTAAAGATTAACAACGTTATAATAAACAGATTTGTACACTATGACTTATCCGGAATCAAAATTGAGTTTAGATTTATTAAAAATAATTTATGATAATATTAACCGTAAAAATAAAAAAATTGATATTAGTTTTAAGTGAATTCATCCAAATTCTGACTTAATTCTATTAGTGCTTTTTCAATAAAATCAGGATAAATTAAAGGCATAGTACCGGAATTTTTCAATTTTTGAGAAGCTCCAGGACCTATTTGGCTAACGATTACCACTTTACAATCGGATAGAAGTTTAATTGTATCATTAGTAAAACTTTTCCCATCAGCCGCTCTATAAATACCACATGAAGGGTCATTTTCACGTAACTCTACAAATTCAAAATCTTTTGGACCTTTTATATCAAAGACTAAAAATTTGTCTGCCTTACCAAAGTGCTGATTAATAAATTTCCCATCTGTACTGGCAACGGCTACTCTAAAAGTCATTATATCACATTTTTATTAAAAATTAGATAAAATAAATTAATCTATTTTTTTGCCAGCTTCTGGTCCAGGTTGTACAGAGTATATTTCTTCAACAGTGAATAAAATTGCAGATTTAGGTTCCAGTTCTGTCATAACGTTTTGAGCCCATTCCACAACTTGATCAAAATATTCACCTGATTTAAAAATTTTAACTGATCCTTTAAATTGGTAAGGGAAGGATTTAGCATCAGAAATAATCAAAGATAATTTTGGATTTTCATGTAAATTTTTGATAGTTTTTTTCATATAATTATCAGCAATCAATATAGTTTTTTCATCTAAAGGTCTGGCAAACCCAATAGGTACAACATTAGGCACTCCTTCTTCATTAGCAGTGGATAAAAATACCAAATTTTTTTCAATAGCATCCATCATTTCTTCATTCATAACCATTTTATCACCATATAGTTCTAACTATCATTAAAATAAATAATTTTTGATAATAGTTAAATCACGCCTTAAAAATCAAATATCAAAATATTAATTTTTTGTTGTATCAAAAACTATTTAAATTAACAATAGTTATATAACCATTGTTATTATACTATTTAAATTAAATTGTTTAAAATAGCACAATTTAATGACAAAAAAATCTTAATATCAAATAAGAAAATGGAGGCTTTATAAATGGTAAAAATAAAATTCCTGGGTAAATTCAGAGAAATTACAGGAGAAAAAGAAATAGAAATAAATCATGAAGGCACCCTAGATGAACTATTGGTTATTCTAACTGAAAGATACAGCTCAGAATTTGCAGAATCACTATTCAATGAAGATGGTGAAATAAAAGACTATATGAAACTACTTATAAATGGGGAAGATCCTAATTCATTAGGAGAATATTTAATGCATGAAAAAGATGAACTGGTTATTTTCCAAACAATTGCAGGTGGTTAATTACTAATAGCTTGATTGTGAATCTTGAGAATTATTTTAAAATTTTTATTAATTGCTCCATGTTTTCTTTCCTAATGGGCAATACATGCTTTTTACCATTATAATTAAATTTAAATCGAGTGATCTTTGATTCGAATTCAAGTTCTCTCATATCACTTAATAAATATTTGATAACTTTTCCGGTTCTACTGGTTCCCCAAAAATTCTTGCGATACTCAACTAGATGGTCTTTGGTTATTTCAAGATCGAAGAA
The nucleotide sequence above comes from Methanobacterium alcaliphilum. Encoded proteins:
- a CDS encoding nitrogenase component 1, producing MSSNENGDVINSKNNSTPEYSSHELGKEFVEAPKYSCALGGAYGTALGVYGLVPLLHAGLGCGLGQLFGQLYAGGQNAGGPVGGTSTATTGLVEEHVIFGGEDKLRKLINASSEVYEGDGFLVISGCIPALIGDDVDAIIREYEDKIPIFHINAPGFNGNSYEGYEIFFEALIDQILTPLPTEKGVVNILGVVPYQHIFWKGELDSIKKLLERIGVKANIIFTEPNGFEKLKELPAAEYNIVLSTWNGHRVADKLEEKFGIPSIKFPSVPLGPKQTSHFLRTVGEKLDVPSEKVEEFIEQEEKRSYRFIEYSGDALLIVRPHSYFAVTADSNTAIAINKFLVNEMGYLPDLIQLTDNPPEEYREDILKALTEGLESTIIPEVQFEPDSHIAREKLRDRPFQFLFASSLEANSSLPELGALHVTVAFPSFNRVVLGDSYAGYAGGLRLIEDYISNFAGPL
- a CDS encoding nitrogenase component 1, with the protein product MPPKEYDPDHKIDLEKNTCPNREQRANGTNVYYGKATQLIEDAKAGKTKCYDRELQQTSGCVLNFYLTVRVSTIRDAAIIYHGPLGCSSSSLGYREIFRSVSPELGRDPNFELNWITTNLQQSDVVYGASEKLKNAVLEAQRRYDPKAIFILTTCTSGVIGEDIEGSVTEIQPQVKAKIVPVHCEGVRSRLVQTGYDAFWHGVLKYLVKKPEKKQKDLVNVASMLSYTWQDRLEIKRLIEKVGLRVNFIPEFASVEQLEQLSEAAVTAPLCPTYTDYLSRGLKQEFDVPYFLYPSPVGIKNTDEWLRQIGKHTGKKSEIEALIKEEHEIWVPKLQAIREKLLNYKDDGERLEVLGSLGQGRLLSQIPYFDELGLKSSAALTQDFDNLILDDIESMVNDVGDFEILVNTFQAAEQGHITRSRDPDITLTCPFQGGAYKREKSVTRLHALRGDADPWSTQSGYAGAIAFGEFIVQSLENKSFENVMKEKTADSYKDSWYQQPNPLKYVNRESSK
- a CDS encoding NifB/NifX family molybdenum-iron cluster-binding protein: MTFRVAVASTDGKFINQHFGKADKFLVFDIKGPKDFEFVELRENDPSCGIYRAADGKSFTNDTIKLLSDCKVVIVSQIGPGASQKLKNSGTMPLIYPDFIEKALIELSQNLDEFT
- a CDS encoding pyridoxamine 5'-phosphate oxidase family protein, which encodes MVMNEEMMDAIEKNLVFLSTANEEGVPNVVPIGFARPLDEKTILIADNYMKKTIKNLHENPKLSLIISDAKSFPYQFKGSVKIFKSGEYFDQVVEWAQNVMTELEPKSAILFTVEEIYSVQPGPEAGKKID
- a CDS encoding MoaD/ThiS family protein produces the protein MVKIKFLGKFREITGEKEIEINHEGTLDELLVILTERYSSEFAESLFNEDGEIKDYMKLLINGEDPNSLGEYLMHEKDELVIFQTIAGG
- a CDS encoding zinc ribbon domain-containing protein, coding for MHKKDPELMDYTLICPECGVGNPENAEFCLVCEKNFQDTLLFFQDDFFDLEITKDHLVEYRKNFWGTSRTGKVIKYLLSDMRELEFESKITRFKFNYNGKKHVLPIRKENMEQLIKILK